The Cyclopterus lumpus isolate fCycLum1 chromosome 6, fCycLum1.pri, whole genome shotgun sequence genome contains a region encoding:
- the cbln1 gene encoding cerebellin-1 produces MLAFCLLSAVWLAASPARAQNETEPIVLEGKCLVVCDSNPAADPTGTALGISVRSGNAKVAFSAVRNTNHEPSEMSNRTMVIYFDRVLVNIGKNFDEERSNFIAPRKGIYSFNFHVVKVYNRQTIQVSLMHNGWPVISAFAGDQDVTREAASNGVLIQMEKGDRAYLKLERGNLMGGWKYSTFSGFLVFPV; encoded by the exons ATGTTGGCGTTTTGCCTGCTGAGTGCCGTGTGGCTCGCGGCGAGCCCGGCCCGCGCCCAGAACGAGACGGAACCGATCGTCTTGGAGGGGAAGTGCCTCGTGGTGTGCGACTCCAACCCGGCCGCGGACCCCACGGGCACGGCGCTCGGGATCTCGGTGCGCTCGGGCAACGCCAAGGTGGCGTTCTCTGCGGTCCGGAACACCAACCACGAGCCCTCGGAGATGAGCAACCGGACCATGGTCATCTACTTCGATCGG gTTCTAGTGAACATTGGGAAGAACTTTGACGAGGAGAGAAGTAATTTCATCGCGCCGCGCAAAGGGATTTACAGTTTTAACTTCCACGTAGTGAAAGTCTACAACCGCCAAACTATACAG GTGAGCCTGATGCACAACGGCTGGCCGGTGATTTCAGCATTTGCCGGCGACCAGGACGTGACGCGCGAGGCGGCCAGCAATGGTGTTCTGATCCAGATGGAGAAGGGAGACCGGGCCTACCTCAAACTGGAGAGAGGAAACCTAATGGGAGGATGGAAATACTCCACCTTCTCCGGCTTCCTGGTGTTCCCCgtgtag